In Nilaparvata lugens isolate BPH chromosome 5, ASM1435652v1, whole genome shotgun sequence, the following proteins share a genomic window:
- the LOC111055693 gene encoding D-aspartate oxidase isoform X2, whose product MGIFKVCVVGAGIVGLTTALEIQSTFPSADVCLIADQFNEATTSDGAAGLFRPGISFCGPDLQITKKWIKDSYTYYNDLISDECGIKEIGGYIFSSTSKSNVQNHLLEDVVPIYRPATNGELKLCPGQWQYGSYFTTLLVECRRFLPWALNRFKNNGGRVVKKLIQSFDEIPGDFDVIMNCTGFGAKYLCKDIKMVPIRGQVIKVKAPWLQTFYYGDYDTYIIPGFEGNVTLGGCRNFDSYDVSLSRYDRAAIMERCCSLVPELSAAPVVREWVGLRPHRDPVRVHFEKLANKKIVHNYGHGGYGVTSAPGTAKHAVSILLKALSSSANSKL is encoded by the exons ATGGGAATTTTTAAAGTTTGCGTTGTTGGAGCCGGAATAGTGGGGTTGACAACTGCGCTTGAAATTCAAAGTACGTTTCCATCAGCTGACGTGTGCCTGATTGCTGATCAATTCAACGAAGCGACGACAAGTGACGGAGCCGCGGGACTCTTTCGACCCGGCATCAGCTTCTGTGGGCCCGATCTTCAAATCACAAA GAAATGGATAAAAGATTCTTACACCTATTATAACGATCTTATATCAGATGAGTGTGGTATTAAGGAGATTGGAGGATACATATTCTCTTCAACCAGCAAATCAAATGTTCAG AACCATTTGTTGGAAGATGTGGTGCCCATCTACCGTCCTGCTACCAATGGGGAGCTCAAGTTGTGCCCGGGCCAATGGCAGTACGGCTCTTACTTCACCACTCTCCTTGTCGAATGTCGACGCTTTCTGCCCTGGGCGCTCAACAG GTTCAAGAACAATGGCGGTCGAGTTGTAAAGAAGTTAATTCAAAGCTTTGACGAAAtacctggcgactttgatgtgATCATGAACTGCACAGGATTTGGTGCCAAATACTTATGTAAAGATATAAAAATGGTTCCGATACGCGGGCAGGTAATAAAG GTGAAAGCTCCTTGGCTACAAACCTTCTACTACGGTGATTATGACACTTACATCATACCAGGATTTGAGGGGAATGTGACGCTCGGCGGTTGCCGGAATTTCGACAGCTATGACGTGTCGTTGAGTAGATACGACAGAGCAGCCATCATGGAGCGTTGCTGTTCGCTTGTGCCGGAGCTGAGTGCGGCTCCCGTCGTCCGAGAATGGGTCGGGCTGCGACCGCATCGAGACCCTGTACGCGTTCACTTTGAGAAACTCGCAAACAAAAAG ATAGTTCACAACTATGGTCACGGAGGCTATGGAGTAACCTCAGCACCAGGAACAGCAAAGCATGCAGTTTCAATTCTGCTGAAGGCTCTTTCAAGCAGCGCAAACTCCAAATTATGA
- the LOC111055693 gene encoding D-aspartate oxidase isoform X1: MISMGIFKVCVVGAGIVGLTTALEIQSTFPSADVCLIADQFNEATTSDGAAGLFRPGISFCGPDLQITKKWIKDSYTYYNDLISDECGIKEIGGYIFSSTSKSNVQNHLLEDVVPIYRPATNGELKLCPGQWQYGSYFTTLLVECRRFLPWALNRFKNNGGRVVKKLIQSFDEIPGDFDVIMNCTGFGAKYLCKDIKMVPIRGQVIKVKAPWLQTFYYGDYDTYIIPGFEGNVTLGGCRNFDSYDVSLSRYDRAAIMERCCSLVPELSAAPVVREWVGLRPHRDPVRVHFEKLANKKIVHNYGHGGYGVTSAPGTAKHAVSILLKALSSSANSKL; encoded by the exons ATGATATCG ATGGGAATTTTTAAAGTTTGCGTTGTTGGAGCCGGAATAGTGGGGTTGACAACTGCGCTTGAAATTCAAAGTACGTTTCCATCAGCTGACGTGTGCCTGATTGCTGATCAATTCAACGAAGCGACGACAAGTGACGGAGCCGCGGGACTCTTTCGACCCGGCATCAGCTTCTGTGGGCCCGATCTTCAAATCACAAA GAAATGGATAAAAGATTCTTACACCTATTATAACGATCTTATATCAGATGAGTGTGGTATTAAGGAGATTGGAGGATACATATTCTCTTCAACCAGCAAATCAAATGTTCAG AACCATTTGTTGGAAGATGTGGTGCCCATCTACCGTCCTGCTACCAATGGGGAGCTCAAGTTGTGCCCGGGCCAATGGCAGTACGGCTCTTACTTCACCACTCTCCTTGTCGAATGTCGACGCTTTCTGCCCTGGGCGCTCAACAG GTTCAAGAACAATGGCGGTCGAGTTGTAAAGAAGTTAATTCAAAGCTTTGACGAAAtacctggcgactttgatgtgATCATGAACTGCACAGGATTTGGTGCCAAATACTTATGTAAAGATATAAAAATGGTTCCGATACGCGGGCAGGTAATAAAG GTGAAAGCTCCTTGGCTACAAACCTTCTACTACGGTGATTATGACACTTACATCATACCAGGATTTGAGGGGAATGTGACGCTCGGCGGTTGCCGGAATTTCGACAGCTATGACGTGTCGTTGAGTAGATACGACAGAGCAGCCATCATGGAGCGTTGCTGTTCGCTTGTGCCGGAGCTGAGTGCGGCTCCCGTCGTCCGAGAATGGGTCGGGCTGCGACCGCATCGAGACCCTGTACGCGTTCACTTTGAGAAACTCGCAAACAAAAAG ATAGTTCACAACTATGGTCACGGAGGCTATGGAGTAACCTCAGCACCAGGAACAGCAAAGCATGCAGTTTCAATTCTGCTGAAGGCTCTTTCAAGCAGCGCAAACTCCAAATTATGA
- the LOC111055693 gene encoding D-aspartate oxidase isoform X3: MISMGIFKVCVVGAGIVGLTTALEIQSTFPSADVCLIADQFNEATTSDGAAGLFRPGISFCGPDLQITKKWIKDSYTYYNDLISDECGIKEIGGYIFSSTSKSNVQNHLLEDVVPIYRPATNGELKLCPGQWQYGSYFTTLLVECRRFLPWALNRFKNNGGRVVKKLIQSFDEIPGDFDVIMNCTGFGAKYLCKDIKMVPIRGQVIKVKAPWLQTFYYGDYDTYIIPGFEGNVTLGGCRNFDSYDVSLSRYDRAAIMERCCSLVPELSAAPVVREWVGLRPHRDPVRVHFEKLANKKFTTMVTEAME; this comes from the exons ATGATATCG ATGGGAATTTTTAAAGTTTGCGTTGTTGGAGCCGGAATAGTGGGGTTGACAACTGCGCTTGAAATTCAAAGTACGTTTCCATCAGCTGACGTGTGCCTGATTGCTGATCAATTCAACGAAGCGACGACAAGTGACGGAGCCGCGGGACTCTTTCGACCCGGCATCAGCTTCTGTGGGCCCGATCTTCAAATCACAAA GAAATGGATAAAAGATTCTTACACCTATTATAACGATCTTATATCAGATGAGTGTGGTATTAAGGAGATTGGAGGATACATATTCTCTTCAACCAGCAAATCAAATGTTCAG AACCATTTGTTGGAAGATGTGGTGCCCATCTACCGTCCTGCTACCAATGGGGAGCTCAAGTTGTGCCCGGGCCAATGGCAGTACGGCTCTTACTTCACCACTCTCCTTGTCGAATGTCGACGCTTTCTGCCCTGGGCGCTCAACAG GTTCAAGAACAATGGCGGTCGAGTTGTAAAGAAGTTAATTCAAAGCTTTGACGAAAtacctggcgactttgatgtgATCATGAACTGCACAGGATTTGGTGCCAAATACTTATGTAAAGATATAAAAATGGTTCCGATACGCGGGCAGGTAATAAAG GTGAAAGCTCCTTGGCTACAAACCTTCTACTACGGTGATTATGACACTTACATCATACCAGGATTTGAGGGGAATGTGACGCTCGGCGGTTGCCGGAATTTCGACAGCTATGACGTGTCGTTGAGTAGATACGACAGAGCAGCCATCATGGAGCGTTGCTGTTCGCTTGTGCCGGAGCTGAGTGCGGCTCCCGTCGTCCGAGAATGGGTCGGGCTGCGACCGCATCGAGACCCTGTACGCGTTCACTTTGAGAAACTCGCAAACAAAAAG TTCACAACTATGGTCACGGAGGCTATGGAGTAA
- the LOC111055693 gene encoding D-aspartate oxidase isoform X4: MGIFKVCVVGAGIVGLTTALEIQSTFPSADVCLIADQFNEATTSDGAAGLFRPGISFCGPDLQITKKWIKDSYTYYNDLISDECGIKEIGGYIFSSTSKSNVQNHLLEDVVPIYRPATNGELKLCPGQWQYGSYFTTLLVECRRFLPWALNRFKNNGGRVVKKLIQSFDEIPGDFDVIMNCTGFGAKYLCKDIKMVPIRGQVIKVKAPWLQTFYYGDYDTYIIPGFEGNVTLGGCRNFDSYDVSLSRYDRAAIMERCCSLVPELSAAPVVREWVGLRPHRDPVRVHFEKLANKKFTTMVTEAME; this comes from the exons ATGGGAATTTTTAAAGTTTGCGTTGTTGGAGCCGGAATAGTGGGGTTGACAACTGCGCTTGAAATTCAAAGTACGTTTCCATCAGCTGACGTGTGCCTGATTGCTGATCAATTCAACGAAGCGACGACAAGTGACGGAGCCGCGGGACTCTTTCGACCCGGCATCAGCTTCTGTGGGCCCGATCTTCAAATCACAAA GAAATGGATAAAAGATTCTTACACCTATTATAACGATCTTATATCAGATGAGTGTGGTATTAAGGAGATTGGAGGATACATATTCTCTTCAACCAGCAAATCAAATGTTCAG AACCATTTGTTGGAAGATGTGGTGCCCATCTACCGTCCTGCTACCAATGGGGAGCTCAAGTTGTGCCCGGGCCAATGGCAGTACGGCTCTTACTTCACCACTCTCCTTGTCGAATGTCGACGCTTTCTGCCCTGGGCGCTCAACAG GTTCAAGAACAATGGCGGTCGAGTTGTAAAGAAGTTAATTCAAAGCTTTGACGAAAtacctggcgactttgatgtgATCATGAACTGCACAGGATTTGGTGCCAAATACTTATGTAAAGATATAAAAATGGTTCCGATACGCGGGCAGGTAATAAAG GTGAAAGCTCCTTGGCTACAAACCTTCTACTACGGTGATTATGACACTTACATCATACCAGGATTTGAGGGGAATGTGACGCTCGGCGGTTGCCGGAATTTCGACAGCTATGACGTGTCGTTGAGTAGATACGACAGAGCAGCCATCATGGAGCGTTGCTGTTCGCTTGTGCCGGAGCTGAGTGCGGCTCCCGTCGTCCGAGAATGGGTCGGGCTGCGACCGCATCGAGACCCTGTACGCGTTCACTTTGAGAAACTCGCAAACAAAAAG TTCACAACTATGGTCACGGAGGCTATGGAGTAA